The following proteins come from a genomic window of Coffea arabica cultivar ET-39 chromosome 11c, Coffea Arabica ET-39 HiFi, whole genome shotgun sequence:
- the LOC113719603 gene encoding uncharacterized protein isoform X3 has translation MASSRFNEDRSNRSAAYRAVLEGKKQSVETFRSFWREEGVKPLDKCGDTVLHFLAIYGNVNAFRLLLQDGLVTSENLKAKNVNGDTGLHEAARLGHKDVAEIMLRTEKDLASESNKLGETPLFVAAACGKKEVFSLLEKYIGDCMMRRNDGCTILHAAVIGECYSLAIGILESYPDLAGKRNEKGKTALHLLAAKPESFRSGSTYTLKDLGRKSLIPLHILRTIIYWCFPWLKELDDAKQSHAVALMLAERLIRREDWSHYVHAEDKDLESSQFGISSEKKNRLPDPLIQATRLGIIEVVQEILSVYPEASYTFDGKGKNILQIAVEEKKWVLYDYLMTSGTSMDRMLCAIDHEGNSIIHLAARLESPPSTPPGVFQQMMWEVLGFKRVQYDSFPYLWQLQNPDGKTAKQVFETNHASLREKAEQTVRALANTVLIVSVLIGTINFAAIFTVPGGFDQTTGEAIFLNNRRWEFGLLMFYLAGGLFSSLFTMGTLLVIIFLRFETEDFYVFLPCYYVMNMISIFYSAVFTIVACCQALIVQKVVITDFRPLVVFFFIYGLVALVLMETSYRMFDHVYNLIRYCLCYRGQES, from the exons ATGGCAAGCTCAAGATTCAACGAGGATCGGAGCAACCGATCTGCTGCTTATAGAGCAGTCttagagggaaaaaaacagtCAGTAGAAACCTTTCGCAGTTTCTGGAGGGAAGAAGGTGTGAAACCACTTGATAAATGTGGTGATACTGTTCTCCATTTTCTGGCCATTTACGGAAATGTGAATGCCTTCAGATTACTTCTCCAGGATGGTCTTGTGACCAGTGAAAATCTGAAGGCAAAGAATGTTAATGGCGACACTGGATTGCATGAAGCTGCAAGACTTGGCCACAAGGATGTCGCAGAGATCATGTTAAGGACAGAAAAGGATTTAGCGTCTGAGAGCAACAAACTAGGTGAAACCCCTCTTTTTGTGGCTGCTGCATGTGGGAAAAAGGAAGTTTTCTCACTTCTGGAAAAGTACATCGGTGATTGCATGATGAGGAGGAATGATGGATGCACAATCCTTCATGCTGCTGTCATTGGAGAATGTTATA GTTTGGCAATTGGCATATTGGAGTCATATCCTGATCTTGCTGGCAAAcgtaatgaaaaaggaaaaactgcTTTACATCTTTTGGCTGCAAAACCAGAGTCCTTCAGGAGTGGTTCTACCTACACGCTCAAAGATCTTGGGAGGAAGTCCCTCATTCCTCTGCATATACTCCGAACAATAATCTATTGGT GTTTTCCTTGGCTTAAAGAACTTGATGATGCAAAGCAAAGCCATGCAGTTGCACTAATGCTTGCAGAAAGGTTAATCAGAAGAGAAGATTGGAGCCACTATGTGCATGCAGAGGACAAGGATCTTGAAAGCAGCCAGTTTGGGATATcatcagaaaagaaaaataggctGCCAGATCCACTAATACAAGCAACGAGACTGGGCATCATTGAGGTAGTTCAGGAAATCCTCAGTGTCTACCCTGAAGCTTCGTATACCTTCGATGGCAAAGGAAAGAATATACTGCAAATTGCAGTGGAGGAGAAAAAATGGGTCTTGTACGACTACTTGATGACTAGTGGTACTAGCATGGACAGGATGCTATGTGCAATTGATCACGAAGGAAATAGCATTATACATCTCGCAGCACGCCTGGAATCCCCTCCCAGTACTCCCCCTGGAGTTTTTCAGCAAATGATGTGGGAAGTCCTCGGGTTTAAG CGGGTGCAATATGACTCTTTTCCATATCTCTGGCAACTACAAAATCCTGATGGGAAGACAGCAAAACAAGTATTCGAGACGAACCATGCAAGTCTACGCGAAAAGGCTGAGCAAACTGTGAGAGCATTGGCCAACACTGTGTTGATTGTGTCTGTCCTCATTGGTACCATAAACTTTGCTGCAATTTTTACTGTACCTGGAGGTTTCGATCAAACGACTGGAGAGGCCATTTTTCTCAACAACCGGCGCTGGGAATTCGGCTTGTTGATGTTCTACCTAGCTGGAGGGCTGTTCTCCTCTCTGTTCACCATGGGGACTCTGCTTGTGATCATCTTTTTGCGATTTGAAACTGAGGATTTTTATGTTTTCCTGCCCTGCTACTATGTGATGAACATGATTTCCATCTTCTACTCTGCGGTCTTCACAATTGTAGCATGTTGCCAAGCATTAATAGTGCAGAAAGTTGTGATTACCGACTTCAGACCCCTTGTGGTGTTCTTCTTTATCTATGGCCTGGTGGCCCTTGTGCTCATGGAAACATCATATCGGATGTTCGACCATGTGTATAACCTTATTCGTTACTGCCTCTGTTATAGAGGGCAAGAGTCTTAA
- the LOC113719603 gene encoding uncharacterized protein isoform X2, with the protein MASSRFNEDRSNRSAAYRAVLEGKKQSVETFRSFWREEGVKPLDKCGDTVLHFLAIYGNVNAFRLLLQDGLVTSENLKAKNVNGDTGLHEAARLGHKDVAEIMLRTEKDLASESNKLGETPLFVAAACGKKEVFSLLEKYIGDCMMRRNDGCTILHAAVIGECYSLAIGILESYPDLAGKRNEKGKTALHLLAAKPESFRSGSTYTLKDLGRKSLIPLHILRTIIYWCIPVLYKESQPVNRAEEPSNSASIHKWNRSSSANYILGFPWLKELDDAKQSHAVALMLAERLIRREDWSHYVHAEDKDLESSQFGISSEKKNRLPDPLIQATRLGIIEVVQEILSVYPEASYTFDGKGKNILQIAVEEKKWVLYDYLMTSGTSMDRMLCAIDHEGNSIIHLAARLESPPSTPPGVFQQMMWEVLGFKRVQYDSFPYLWQLQNPDGKTAKQVFETNHASLREKAEQTVRALANTVLIVSVLIGTINFAAIFTVPGGFDQTTGEAIFLNNRRWEFGLLMFYLAGGLFSSLFTMGTLLVIIFLRFETEDFYVFLPCYYVMNMISIFYSAVFTIVACCQALIVQKVVITDFRPLVVFFFIYGLVALVLMETSYRMFDHVYNLIRYCLCYRGQES; encoded by the exons ATGGCAAGCTCAAGATTCAACGAGGATCGGAGCAACCGATCTGCTGCTTATAGAGCAGTCttagagggaaaaaaacagtCAGTAGAAACCTTTCGCAGTTTCTGGAGGGAAGAAGGTGTGAAACCACTTGATAAATGTGGTGATACTGTTCTCCATTTTCTGGCCATTTACGGAAATGTGAATGCCTTCAGATTACTTCTCCAGGATGGTCTTGTGACCAGTGAAAATCTGAAGGCAAAGAATGTTAATGGCGACACTGGATTGCATGAAGCTGCAAGACTTGGCCACAAGGATGTCGCAGAGATCATGTTAAGGACAGAAAAGGATTTAGCGTCTGAGAGCAACAAACTAGGTGAAACCCCTCTTTTTGTGGCTGCTGCATGTGGGAAAAAGGAAGTTTTCTCACTTCTGGAAAAGTACATCGGTGATTGCATGATGAGGAGGAATGATGGATGCACAATCCTTCATGCTGCTGTCATTGGAGAATGTTATA GTTTGGCAATTGGCATATTGGAGTCATATCCTGATCTTGCTGGCAAAcgtaatgaaaaaggaaaaactgcTTTACATCTTTTGGCTGCAAAACCAGAGTCCTTCAGGAGTGGTTCTACCTACACGCTCAAAGATCTTGGGAGGAAGTCCCTCATTCCTCTGCATATACTCCGAACAATAATCTATTGGT GTATTCCAGTCTTGTACAAGGAATCACAACCTGTCAATAGGGCAGAAGAACCAAGCAATTCAGCTTCCATTCATAAATGGAACAGATCTTCTTCTGCCAATTATATCTTGG GTTTTCCTTGGCTTAAAGAACTTGATGATGCAAAGCAAAGCCATGCAGTTGCACTAATGCTTGCAGAAAGGTTAATCAGAAGAGAAGATTGGAGCCACTATGTGCATGCAGAGGACAAGGATCTTGAAAGCAGCCAGTTTGGGATATcatcagaaaagaaaaataggctGCCAGATCCACTAATACAAGCAACGAGACTGGGCATCATTGAGGTAGTTCAGGAAATCCTCAGTGTCTACCCTGAAGCTTCGTATACCTTCGATGGCAAAGGAAAGAATATACTGCAAATTGCAGTGGAGGAGAAAAAATGGGTCTTGTACGACTACTTGATGACTAGTGGTACTAGCATGGACAGGATGCTATGTGCAATTGATCACGAAGGAAATAGCATTATACATCTCGCAGCACGCCTGGAATCCCCTCCCAGTACTCCCCCTGGAGTTTTTCAGCAAATGATGTGGGAAGTCCTCGGGTTTAAG CGGGTGCAATATGACTCTTTTCCATATCTCTGGCAACTACAAAATCCTGATGGGAAGACAGCAAAACAAGTATTCGAGACGAACCATGCAAGTCTACGCGAAAAGGCTGAGCAAACTGTGAGAGCATTGGCCAACACTGTGTTGATTGTGTCTGTCCTCATTGGTACCATAAACTTTGCTGCAATTTTTACTGTACCTGGAGGTTTCGATCAAACGACTGGAGAGGCCATTTTTCTCAACAACCGGCGCTGGGAATTCGGCTTGTTGATGTTCTACCTAGCTGGAGGGCTGTTCTCCTCTCTGTTCACCATGGGGACTCTGCTTGTGATCATCTTTTTGCGATTTGAAACTGAGGATTTTTATGTTTTCCTGCCCTGCTACTATGTGATGAACATGATTTCCATCTTCTACTCTGCGGTCTTCACAATTGTAGCATGTTGCCAAGCATTAATAGTGCAGAAAGTTGTGATTACCGACTTCAGACCCCTTGTGGTGTTCTTCTTTATCTATGGCCTGGTGGCCCTTGTGCTCATGGAAACATCATATCGGATGTTCGACCATGTGTATAACCTTATTCGTTACTGCCTCTGTTATAGAGGGCAAGAGTCTTAA
- the LOC113719603 gene encoding uncharacterized protein isoform X1 has translation MASSRFNEDRSNRSAAYRAVLEGKKQSVETFRSFWREEGVKPLDKCGDTVLHFLAIYGNVNAFRLLLQDGLVTSENLKAKNVNGDTGLHEAARLGHKDVAEIMLRTEKDLASESNKLGETPLFVAAACGKKEVFSLLEKYIGDCMMRRNDGCTILHAAVIGECYSLAIGILESYPDLAGKRNEKGKTALHLLAAKPESFRSGSTYTLKDLGRKSLIPLHILRTIIYWCKCCIPVLYKESQPVNRAEEPSNSASIHKWNRSSSANYILGFPWLKELDDAKQSHAVALMLAERLIRREDWSHYVHAEDKDLESSQFGISSEKKNRLPDPLIQATRLGIIEVVQEILSVYPEASYTFDGKGKNILQIAVEEKKWVLYDYLMTSGTSMDRMLCAIDHEGNSIIHLAARLESPPSTPPGVFQQMMWEVLGFKRVQYDSFPYLWQLQNPDGKTAKQVFETNHASLREKAEQTVRALANTVLIVSVLIGTINFAAIFTVPGGFDQTTGEAIFLNNRRWEFGLLMFYLAGGLFSSLFTMGTLLVIIFLRFETEDFYVFLPCYYVMNMISIFYSAVFTIVACCQALIVQKVVITDFRPLVVFFFIYGLVALVLMETSYRMFDHVYNLIRYCLCYRGQES, from the exons ATGGCAAGCTCAAGATTCAACGAGGATCGGAGCAACCGATCTGCTGCTTATAGAGCAGTCttagagggaaaaaaacagtCAGTAGAAACCTTTCGCAGTTTCTGGAGGGAAGAAGGTGTGAAACCACTTGATAAATGTGGTGATACTGTTCTCCATTTTCTGGCCATTTACGGAAATGTGAATGCCTTCAGATTACTTCTCCAGGATGGTCTTGTGACCAGTGAAAATCTGAAGGCAAAGAATGTTAATGGCGACACTGGATTGCATGAAGCTGCAAGACTTGGCCACAAGGATGTCGCAGAGATCATGTTAAGGACAGAAAAGGATTTAGCGTCTGAGAGCAACAAACTAGGTGAAACCCCTCTTTTTGTGGCTGCTGCATGTGGGAAAAAGGAAGTTTTCTCACTTCTGGAAAAGTACATCGGTGATTGCATGATGAGGAGGAATGATGGATGCACAATCCTTCATGCTGCTGTCATTGGAGAATGTTATA GTTTGGCAATTGGCATATTGGAGTCATATCCTGATCTTGCTGGCAAAcgtaatgaaaaaggaaaaactgcTTTACATCTTTTGGCTGCAAAACCAGAGTCCTTCAGGAGTGGTTCTACCTACACGCTCAAAGATCTTGGGAGGAAGTCCCTCATTCCTCTGCATATACTCCGAACAATAATCTATTGGTGTAAGTGCT GTATTCCAGTCTTGTACAAGGAATCACAACCTGTCAATAGGGCAGAAGAACCAAGCAATTCAGCTTCCATTCATAAATGGAACAGATCTTCTTCTGCCAATTATATCTTGG GTTTTCCTTGGCTTAAAGAACTTGATGATGCAAAGCAAAGCCATGCAGTTGCACTAATGCTTGCAGAAAGGTTAATCAGAAGAGAAGATTGGAGCCACTATGTGCATGCAGAGGACAAGGATCTTGAAAGCAGCCAGTTTGGGATATcatcagaaaagaaaaataggctGCCAGATCCACTAATACAAGCAACGAGACTGGGCATCATTGAGGTAGTTCAGGAAATCCTCAGTGTCTACCCTGAAGCTTCGTATACCTTCGATGGCAAAGGAAAGAATATACTGCAAATTGCAGTGGAGGAGAAAAAATGGGTCTTGTACGACTACTTGATGACTAGTGGTACTAGCATGGACAGGATGCTATGTGCAATTGATCACGAAGGAAATAGCATTATACATCTCGCAGCACGCCTGGAATCCCCTCCCAGTACTCCCCCTGGAGTTTTTCAGCAAATGATGTGGGAAGTCCTCGGGTTTAAG CGGGTGCAATATGACTCTTTTCCATATCTCTGGCAACTACAAAATCCTGATGGGAAGACAGCAAAACAAGTATTCGAGACGAACCATGCAAGTCTACGCGAAAAGGCTGAGCAAACTGTGAGAGCATTGGCCAACACTGTGTTGATTGTGTCTGTCCTCATTGGTACCATAAACTTTGCTGCAATTTTTACTGTACCTGGAGGTTTCGATCAAACGACTGGAGAGGCCATTTTTCTCAACAACCGGCGCTGGGAATTCGGCTTGTTGATGTTCTACCTAGCTGGAGGGCTGTTCTCCTCTCTGTTCACCATGGGGACTCTGCTTGTGATCATCTTTTTGCGATTTGAAACTGAGGATTTTTATGTTTTCCTGCCCTGCTACTATGTGATGAACATGATTTCCATCTTCTACTCTGCGGTCTTCACAATTGTAGCATGTTGCCAAGCATTAATAGTGCAGAAAGTTGTGATTACCGACTTCAGACCCCTTGTGGTGTTCTTCTTTATCTATGGCCTGGTGGCCCTTGTGCTCATGGAAACATCATATCGGATGTTCGACCATGTGTATAACCTTATTCGTTACTGCCTCTGTTATAGAGGGCAAGAGTCTTAA
- the LOC113718994 gene encoding cytochrome P450 84A1-like: MFMEKKMNLLRQISDAETMLIIAIVTLVFLYFLSRFRRKNHPPGPKGLPFIGNMMIANQISQIGLAKLANQYGGIFRVKLPFLNTVVVSSPDLARQVLQVQDNIFSNRPATIAISYLTYERADMAFAQYGPMWRQMRKLCVMKLFSSKRAASWDAVRDEVDDMIRVLDSRAGLPVNLGKLFFRLSRKIIYRAAFGSRTPERQDEFIQILQEISTLLNAFNLADFIPWLKWADLQGFNKRLISSRASLDAFIDSITEDHMEKKKNVNGSFDQVEGDMVDELLAFMGDDEGKVTEAGNLQKSLRLTKNNVKALIMDAMFGGTETVGSAIEWIMTELIKNPNDLKRVQEELANVVGLHRKVQESDMNKLTYFKSCFKEVLRLHPPIPLLLHETMEDSEVAGYHIPAKSRVMVNVWAIGRNKDTWGEDADTFKPSRFLSNGAPDYKGSNFEFIPFGSGRRSCPGMQLGLFAVEMAVAHLLHCFQWELPDGMKPSDVDTNDVFGLAAPRASRLVAVPTPRLLCPLV; the protein is encoded by the exons ATGTTcatggaaaagaaaatgaatctTCTTCGTCAAATTTCAGATGCCGAAACCATGCTAATCATCGCCATTGTCACTCTAGTTTTCTTGTATTTCTTATCAAGATTCCGCCGTAAGAACCATCCACCAGGGCCAAAAGGGTTGCCTTTCATCGGCAATAtgatgatagcaaaccagataTCTCAGATTGGACTAGCAAAGCTAGCAAACCAATATGGTGGCATCTTTCGTGTAAAACTGCCCTTTCTCAACACGGTAGTAGTCTCTAGCCCGGACCTTGCCCGACAAGTTCTTCAAGTTCAAGACAACATCTTCTCAAACCGCCCAGCCACTATTGCCATAAGTTATTTAACTTATGAACGGGCTGATATGGCCTTCGCGCAGTATGGCCCGATGTGGCGTCAAATGAGAAAACTTTGTGTCATGAAGCTTTTCAGCAGTAAAAGGGCCGCGTCTTGGGACGCTGTCAGAGATGAAGTCGATGATATGATCCGAGTTTTGGACTCAAGGGCTGGCTTACCCGTTAACCTTGGTAAATTGTTTTTCAGGCTATCTCGGAAAATTATTTATCGGGCTGCCTTTGGATCAAGAACTCCTGAACGTCAAGATGAATTCATCCAGATTTTGCAAGAGATATCTACCCTGTTGAATGCTTTCAATCTGGCTGATTTCATTCCTTGGCTCAAGTGGGCAGATCTACAAGGCTTCAACAAGAGACTTATCAGTTCTCGTGCTTCACTTGATGCATTCATTGACTCCATCACTGAGGATCATatggagaaaaagaagaacGTCAATGGTTCTTTTGATCAGGTTGAAGGTGATATGGTGGATGAGCTTCTAGCTTTTATGGGTGACGATGAGGGAAAAGTCACAGAAGCTGGTAATTTACAAAAGTCACTCAGGCTTACGAAAAACAACGTTAAAGCCCTCATCATG GATGCAATGTTTGGAGGGACAGAGACCGTTGGAAGTGCAATCGAATGGATAATGACCGAACTAATAAAGAATCCGAATGACCTCAAGAGGGTGCAAGAAGAGCTAGCCAATGTTGTCGGCCTGCACCGGAAAGTCCAAGAATCTGACATGAACAAACTAACCTACTTCAAGTCCTGCTTCAAAGAAGTGCTTAGACTTCACCCTCCGATCCCTCTCCTCCTTCATGAGACTATGGAGGATTCCGAGGTCGCCGGCTACCACATTCCTGCCAAATCAAGGGTGATGGTTAATGTATGGGCAATTGGACGTAACAAGGACACATGGGGGGAGGACGCAGACACATTTAAGCCGTCTAGATTTTTAAGCAATGGTGCACCTGATTATAAGGGTAGTAACTTTGAGTTTATACCCTTTGGATCTGGCCGGAGGTCTTGCCCAGGCATGCAACTCGGGCTGTTTGCTGTGGAGATGGCTGTGGCTCATCTTCTTCACTGTTTCCAGTGGGAGCTGCCTGATGGGATGAAGCCGAGTGATGTTGATACGAATGATGTGTTTGGACTCGCCGCTCCAAGAGCTAGTCGACTGGTGGCCGTGCCAACTCCACGCTTGCTTTGTCCACTAGTCTAA